A genomic window from Manduca sexta isolate Smith_Timp_Sample1 chromosome 5, JHU_Msex_v1.0, whole genome shotgun sequence includes:
- the LOC115454299 gene encoding vitellin-degrading protease-like — MISLVFNLALLSTVACIYIVRHREDVSIVGGIDIDIKEAPHQISLQLYGSHACGGSILDNDIIITAAHCLLLSNNTEDFTIRAGSSSHDEGGESTRSKQIHHPLTYSDVVKPIDMANAGEDIPDEEECSVTGWGLLKVFFPIISGGVCIPKHLQGVVILKVNDDKCYEAYKQLNPVTERMVCAGVPQGGKSACNGDSGGPLVYNNKLHGIVSWGYGCAKPGYPTVFSKVSALRNWIDENIAKLK, encoded by the exons CATGTATATATATTGTAAGACATAGAGAAGACGTCAGCATCGTCGGTGGTatagatattgatataaaagaAGCTCCGCATCAGATCTCGCTACAGCTTTATGGAAGTCACGCTTGTGGCGGTTCTATTCTCGACAATGATATAATCATCACAGCAGCTCACTGTTTACTATTGTC GAACAACACTGAGGATTTCACAATCCGCGCCGGATCGTCGAGTCACGACGAAGGTGGAGAAAGTACGCGCAGTAAGCAAATTCATCAC CCGCTGACGTATAGTGACGTCGTGAAGCCAATAGATATGGCTAATGCAGGTGAAGACATACCTGATGAAGAGGAGTGCTCTGTGACCGGGTGGGGATTGTTGAAGGTATTTTTTCctattattt CAGGAGGTGTATGTATCCCCAAACACTTACAAGGAGTGGTGATACTTAAGGTAAACGATGATAAATGCTATGAAGCCTACAAGCAACTAAACCCGGTCACTGAGAGGATGGTGTGCGCCGGAGTGCCGCAAGGAGGAAAGAGTGCTTGCAAC GGAGACAGCGGCGGTCCACTCGTCTACAACAACAAGCTGCATGGCATCGTGTCTTGGGGTTACGGTTGCGCTAAACCTGGCTACCCTACAGTTTTTAGTAAGGTCTCGGCTCTCAGAAACTGGATCGATGAGAACATTGCTAAGTTAAAATAG
- the LOC119191540 gene encoding vitellin-degrading protease-like: MDLVLHKDYEGGKWDNDVAIMRLAEPLTFSYVISAIGMAEVDEEIPNGGECIVTGWGKMSENATESSPTLRRVLVPKISQEDCAEVYNSHGYPITRTMVCAGYLEGGKDACQGDSGGPLVYNNKLSGIVSWGIGCAEPGFPGVYSNVATLREWIDTNINNLKTKHEKITV, from the exons ATGGACCTTGTTCTTCACAAGGATTACGAAGGTGGTAAATGGGACAATGATGTAGCTATAATGCGGCTAGCAGAGCCTCTGACCTTCAGTTATGTCATCAGTGCAATAGGAATGGCGGAGGTGGATGAAGAGATTCCAAATGGGGGGGAATGCATTGTCACAGGTTGGGGCAAGATGTCG GAGAATGCAACTGAATCATCTCCAACATTAAGAAGAGTGTTAGTCCCCAAAATATCCCAAGAAGATTGCGCAGAAGTGTACAATAGCCATGGTTACCCCATAACTCGGACTATGGTATGTGCAGGATATTTAGAAGGAGGGAAAGATGCTTGCCAG GGTGATAGTGGCGGTCCTCTGGTCTACAATAACAAGTTGTCGGGCATCGTATCCTGGGGCATAGGTTGTGCTGAACCTGGCTTTCCTGGAGTATATTCTAATGTAGCAACCTTGAGGGAATGGATTGATACAAATATTAACAACTTGAAGACGAAGCATGAGAAAATTACTGTTTAA